The nucleotide sequence AGCCAACTGCCCCTGGTGACGCTGCTGATCGCAGGCCTGGGGGTTCTGAACACTATCATGGCTTCCATCCGGGCTCGCATCTGGAATATTGGTGTCATGCGGGCAGTGGGACTCTCCCGCTCTGCATTGGCACGGTTGATTCTGGCCGAAAGCCTGCTGGTCGGTCTGGTCGCCTGTTGTCTGAGCCTGGGATTTGGAATCATGGCGGGCTGGTGTGGGGCGGGGATCTCACAATATGTGAGTTTTTTTGGCGGGCTGCACCCTTCCCTGGTTATCCCCTGGAAGCAGATCGGACTGGGATTTGGAATCACCCTGTTCCTCTGCCTGACTGCTGCTTTGTGGCCTGCGTTTTCGATCTGTCGTATGAAACTGCTGCATCTGTTGCAGTCAGGCCGCTCTGCGATGTAAGGCAGAACGTATCTAGTCTCTCACTGATTCCCCTTGACTGAAATATATTCAACATGAACTCTCTCGACCATTCCTCTGTACCTCCGCTCAAAGTCGAATCCGTTGTCAAATGTTTTCACCAGGGGAAAACTGCCATCGCTGCGCTGGATGGCATCAATCTCACCGTTGAAACCGGAGAACTGGTTGCCATCATGGGCGCCTCTGGATCAGGCAAGAGCACCCTGTTACATGCCATGACCGGTCTGACGGACATCGATGCGGGAACAGTCAGTGTAGACGGTCAGGATCTGGCTGCACTCTCGGACTATCAGTTGACCAAATTTCGTGGACTCAATATCGGTCTGGTATTTCAGGCTTTTAACCTCATCCCCAGCCTGTCCGCGGAAGACAACATCCGCCTGCCTGCCACGGAGGAACCGGGGCTTGAAGAACGTGTGGACGCTTTGCTGGAACGACTGGACATGACAGACCGACGAACTCACAAGCCGGACGCCCTCTCGGGGGGCGAACAGCAGCGGATTGCCATCGCACGTGCCCTGATCACCAATCCCGCCATCCTGCTGGCAGATGAACCAACGGGTAGCCTCGATTCCGTATCCGGTCAGGAAATCTGTCGGCTGTTGCGGGAACTTTGCACCGAGCAGAAACGAACGATCGTGATTGTGACACATGAGCCGCATGTTGCCATGTGGGCCGACCGGGTCGTCGTTCTTAAAGATGGAAAGCACCTCGCGGAATTTGCTCCCAGCAGACATTTCGATCCGCAGAAAATCGCCAGCCAGTATCAGGGAGTTTTGAATGCGGCCGCGGGAGTCATGGCGTGAAAAAAGTAATTCGAGTTTCCCTTTCGTTTGTACGAGAACGTCCCCACCGAGTGATGCTCACTTCACTGGCAACCATTGCGGCCACCTGCATCGTGGTCTGGGTAGCCAGTGGATATGATATGCTTTTGAAAAACTTTGACATCTATTCAGATCTGGTTTTGGGACGCTACGAACTGGCAGTTGCTCCCATTGATCTGAATGGCGAAACGGTCGTACCTGCGGAAGTGCTGTCCGATTTGAGAAACGATTCCTCGGTCGCTGCCGCCGACCCCTTCTGGGGAGAAATGTTGAAAGTTCGCCCCCTTCACG is from Gimesia maris and encodes:
- a CDS encoding ABC transporter ATP-binding protein, giving the protein MNSLDHSSVPPLKVESVVKCFHQGKTAIAALDGINLTVETGELVAIMGASGSGKSTLLHAMTGLTDIDAGTVSVDGQDLAALSDYQLTKFRGLNIGLVFQAFNLIPSLSAEDNIRLPATEEPGLEERVDALLERLDMTDRRTHKPDALSGGEQQRIAIARALITNPAILLADEPTGSLDSVSGQEICRLLRELCTEQKRTIVIVTHEPHVAMWADRVVVLKDGKHLAEFAPSRHFDPQKIASQYQGVLNAAAGVMA